In Mytilus galloprovincialis chromosome 1, xbMytGall1.hap1.1, whole genome shotgun sequence, the following are encoded in one genomic region:
- the LOC143063055 gene encoding uncharacterized protein LOC143063055 — translation MGSGGGTGSNGEGGRGGECYFSYDSIYIPREMGSGGGTGSNGEGGRGGGIIHMYISDELRVEGRLHSNGETGGGTTGGAGAGGSIYVVVGHLDGAGSIETFGGAGMEQLTRHY, via the exons ATGGGAAGTGGAGGTGGAACAGGTTCTAATGGAGAGGGAGGCAGAGGTGGAG AGTGTTACTTCTCTTATGATTCTATATACATACCTAGAGAGATGGGAAGTGGAGGTGGAACGGGTTCTAATGGAGAGGGAGGCAGAGGTGGAG GAataatacacatgtatatatctgATGAGCTGAGAGTTGAAGGACGACTTCACTCTAATGGAGAGACCGGAGGAGGTACCACAGGAGGTGCTGGGGCTGGAGGGAGTATCTATGTTGTGGTGGGACATCTGGATGGAGCAGGCAGTATAGAAACATTTGGAGGGGCAGGTATGGAACAGCTGACTAGACATTATTAA